In Candidatus Baltobacteraceae bacterium, a genomic segment contains:
- a CDS encoding TetR/AcrR family transcriptional regulator — protein MRGSKRRAAILASAAPIFNRRGFAGTSIADILEATELEKGGLYNHFASKEELAVEAFDYAYAQVDAYFTKALLAVAPGLARIRAYIDAFERYCERPVIDGGCPVMNVCIEADDALPFLRERVADAFQVMRALVHRNLRRAVSTGELRATMDLEQATDFVVASLEGAVLLVRGLRSRAHSRNVCGALRAWLDEQCAT, from the coding sequence ATGAGGGGTTCGAAACGGCGGGCCGCGATCCTCGCGTCGGCCGCCCCGATCTTCAACCGGCGCGGGTTCGCGGGCACGTCGATCGCCGACATTCTCGAAGCGACCGAGTTGGAGAAGGGCGGCCTCTACAACCATTTCGCGAGCAAGGAAGAACTTGCGGTGGAAGCGTTCGACTATGCTTACGCGCAAGTCGACGCGTACTTCACCAAAGCGTTGCTCGCCGTCGCGCCGGGACTGGCACGGATCCGCGCGTACATCGACGCGTTCGAGCGGTATTGCGAGCGGCCGGTTATCGACGGCGGCTGTCCGGTGATGAACGTGTGCATCGAAGCCGACGACGCGCTGCCGTTCCTGCGCGAACGCGTTGCTGACGCCTTTCAGGTGATGCGCGCGCTCGTGCATCGGAACTTGCGGCGCGCCGTTTCCACCGGCGAGTTGCGCGCGACGATGGATCTCGAGCAAGCGACGGATTTCGTCGTCGCCTCACTCGAGGGGGCCGTCTTACTCGTCCGAGGGTTGCGTTCGCGCGCGCATTCGCGCAACGTGTGCGGCGCGTTGCGCGCTTGGCTCGACGAGCAATGTGCGACCTAA